A genomic region of Leptolyngbya sp. NIES-2104 contains the following coding sequences:
- a CDS encoding metallophosphoesterase gives MQPLFTQSVKVETLEITIDNLPPHLNGTKLVQLSDLHFDGKRLSDQVLQDAIEATNQAEPDFVVITGDFVTDDPKPIYELAKRLKQIDCRSGIYAILGNHDLHRRDSKETIVKALSQVDIKILWNEIAYPVGEGLALVGLADLWSTAYKRSSEVMAQLPADLPRIVLAHNPDCAESLQQYRVDLQLSGHSHGGQIIIPGILNASVTCAYLYRTLPRNLKHRISALKACYRVMKHWEWVKGFHQVGNNRLYVNRGLGTYFPGRLFCPPEVTVITLRSKSKLSENVTLKRTTEAI, from the coding sequence ATGCAGCCTTTATTCACTCAATCGGTCAAAGTCGAAACTCTGGAAATCACGATCGACAATCTCCCTCCTCACCTCAATGGCACCAAACTGGTTCAGCTTTCTGATTTGCACTTCGACGGAAAACGGTTGTCGGATCAAGTATTGCAAGACGCGATCGAGGCGACCAACCAAGCCGAACCTGATTTCGTCGTGATCACAGGCGATTTTGTCACCGATGATCCCAAGCCAATTTATGAGTTAGCAAAACGATTAAAACAGATCGATTGCCGTTCAGGAATCTATGCGATTTTGGGTAATCACGATTTACATCGGCGTGACAGTAAGGAAACGATCGTAAAAGCACTCTCGCAAGTCGATATCAAAATCTTGTGGAATGAGATTGCTTATCCGGTTGGGGAAGGGCTTGCACTCGTAGGTTTAGCTGATTTGTGGTCAACGGCTTACAAGCGATCGAGCGAAGTCATGGCGCAACTCCCCGCAGATTTGCCGCGAATTGTTCTCGCTCACAATCCTGACTGTGCTGAATCCCTGCAACAGTACCGCGTAGATTTACAGCTATCCGGGCATAGTCATGGCGGGCAGATTATCATTCCCGGAATCTTGAATGCCTCTGTGACTTGTGCTTACCTGTATCGAACCTTGCCGAGAAATTTGAAGCATCGAATTTCAGCGTTAAAAGCTTGTTACCGCGTGATGAAGCACTGGGAATGGGTCAAAGGATTTCATCAGGTCGGCAATAACCGACTGTATGTGAATCGAGGGTTAGGAACTTATTTTCCGGGGCGATTGTTCTGTCCGCCTGAAGTGACAGTCATTACGCTGAGGAGCAAGAGCAAATTAAGCGAGAACGTTACACTGAAAAGAACAACTGAGGCAATTTAA
- a CDS encoding cupin domain-containing protein, with the protein MEESCVIPVIKSPTEYQAYRISPQDTNRLAIVFDPTIANFSLTLCVEIFDVGGKTPPNRHQLAVEMFFVLKGEGIAICDGKEVAIQSGDSLLVPPTGIHQVRNTGSERLYALCIMIPNEDFAELIRSGTPVELDQEDLAVLRRSPVPQLSY; encoded by the coding sequence ATGGAAGAGTCTTGTGTAATTCCTGTGATCAAATCCCCGACGGAGTATCAGGCTTACCGCATCAGTCCACAGGATACGAATCGACTCGCGATCGTGTTTGATCCGACGATCGCAAATTTTTCGCTGACATTGTGTGTTGAAATCTTCGATGTCGGAGGAAAAACACCACCGAATCGACATCAGTTAGCCGTTGAAATGTTCTTTGTCCTAAAGGGCGAAGGAATCGCGATTTGTGATGGTAAAGAAGTCGCGATTCAATCAGGCGATAGTTTACTCGTGCCACCAACTGGAATTCATCAAGTTCGCAATACGGGATCGGAGCGGTTGTATGCGTTGTGCATTATGATTCCAAATGAAGATTTTGCTGAACTGATTCGCAGTGGAACCCCGGTTGAATTAGATCAGGAAGACTTAGCTGTTTTGAGACGTTCACCAGTGCCGCAATTGTCCTACTGA
- a CDS encoding sodium:proton antiporter, whose protein sequence is MDATLELTLQIVVTVLAGISAQVVAEWLKIPAIVFLLLFGVMLGASGLNWLHPDQLGTGLEVLIGLLVAVILFEGGFNLQLRELGRVSGSLRNLVTIGVLITIVGGGIAAHQLSEFPWSIAFLYASLVVVTGPVVINSLLRHVKVDRQVATLLEGEGVLIDPIGAILAVVVLNVVLNGQSNPLEIAIDLIFRLGIGAGIGAIGAGLMGALLRRSAFLSDDLKTLVVLAGLWGLFGLAQTIRSEAGLMATVVAGIVLRAFALPEERLLKRFKGQLTTLAVSVLFILLSADLSIPGLFALGWGGLFTVFALMLVVRPINVFLCTWKSDLNWRQKIFLSWVAPRGIIAASVASIFAILLTQRGINGGDSIKALVFLTIILTVVLQSVSAQGIANLLKITAEDTTGAVIVGCSPLSLVIARLFRDRGESVALIDTEPDSYPTDENLRVFISSALDTEVLEEAGLASVGTFLAMTNNGDVNLVLAQRAIEEFSPPRVLSVFPSDSAASIKIQPAFTPQFNLKTWNQFLADNAVKLGETEFQAENFEAQQARLRTMIESETLLPLLLERDQNLQVCPADLNWEVGDRLIYLLHDPKPKLLKVLGGSNQTKLTLEKLPEIEEVPALEVNPEVV, encoded by the coding sequence ATGGATGCCACGCTTGAATTGACGTTGCAGATTGTCGTGACCGTGTTGGCGGGCATCAGTGCACAAGTGGTTGCGGAATGGTTAAAGATTCCCGCGATCGTCTTTCTGTTGCTGTTCGGGGTGATGCTGGGAGCGAGCGGATTGAATTGGCTGCATCCCGATCAGTTGGGTACAGGATTGGAAGTGTTGATCGGGCTGCTAGTTGCTGTGATTTTGTTTGAGGGTGGGTTTAATCTTCAACTGCGGGAATTGGGTCGCGTTTCGGGCAGTTTGCGGAATTTGGTGACGATCGGGGTGTTGATTACGATCGTGGGGGGCGGAATTGCGGCGCATCAATTGAGTGAGTTTCCTTGGTCGATCGCGTTTCTGTATGCGTCGTTGGTGGTGGTGACGGGTCCGGTGGTGATTAATTCACTATTGCGCCATGTGAAAGTCGATCGACAGGTAGCAACATTACTCGAAGGTGAAGGAGTGCTGATTGATCCGATCGGGGCAATTCTCGCGGTGGTCGTGCTGAATGTGGTTTTGAATGGGCAATCGAATCCATTGGAGATTGCGATCGATCTAATTTTTCGATTAGGAATTGGGGCGGGAATTGGGGCGATCGGGGCGGGATTGATGGGAGCGTTGTTGAGACGATCTGCATTCTTATCAGATGATCTCAAAACGCTGGTGGTATTGGCTGGGTTGTGGGGATTGTTTGGGTTAGCGCAGACGATTCGCAGTGAAGCGGGATTGATGGCGACAGTGGTGGCGGGCATTGTGTTAAGAGCTTTCGCGCTACCGGAAGAACGATTGTTAAAGCGCTTCAAAGGACAATTAACCACGTTAGCGGTTTCGGTACTGTTTATCTTACTATCAGCAGATCTATCAATTCCTGGATTGTTTGCGCTGGGTTGGGGTGGATTGTTTACAGTATTCGCATTGATGTTAGTTGTGCGTCCGATTAATGTGTTTCTCTGTACTTGGAAAAGTGATCTCAATTGGCGGCAAAAAATCTTTCTCAGTTGGGTTGCGCCACGTGGAATTATTGCGGCTTCAGTAGCATCCATTTTTGCGATTCTGTTAACGCAACGAGGAATTAACGGCGGTGATTCGATTAAGGCACTCGTATTTTTGACGATTATATTGACGGTTGTATTGCAATCAGTCAGCGCACAAGGAATCGCAAATTTATTAAAAATCACCGCAGAAGATACAACCGGAGCCGTGATTGTGGGCTGTAGTCCGTTGAGTTTGGTCATTGCTCGACTGTTTCGCGATCGCGGAGAATCTGTTGCGCTAATCGACACTGAGCCTGATTCTTATCCAACTGATGAAAATCTCCGAGTCTTTATCAGTAGCGCATTAGACACAGAAGTTTTAGAAGAAGCGGGACTGGCATCGGTCGGGACATTTCTCGCGATGACGAACAATGGAGACGTGAATTTAGTTTTGGCGCAAAGAGCGATCGAGGAATTTTCCCCGCCCCGTGTTCTTTCTGTTTTCCCTTCAGATTCTGCCGCTTCAATCAAGATTCAGCCTGCATTCACACCGCAATTTAATCTCAAAACGTGGAATCAATTCTTAGCAGATAACGCCGTTAAGCTCGGTGAAACTGAATTTCAAGCGGAAAATTTCGAGGCGCAGCAAGCCCGATTGAGAACGATGATCGAATCTGAAACGCTGCTTCCTCTGTTGTTAGAACGCGATCAAAATTTGCAAGTTTGTCCAGCGGATTTGAACTGGGAAGTAGGCGATCGATTAATCTACTTACTACATGATCCAAAACCGAAGCTCTTAAAGGTTCTGGGTGGCTCGAATCAAACAAAATTAACACTGGAAAAACTCCCTGAAATCGAAGAAGTTCCAGCGCTTGAAGTGAATCCTGAAGTAGTTTAG
- a CDS encoding Mo-dependent nitrogenase C-terminal domain-containing protein produces the protein MSESQITFDFPLSSGQTRNKFDLLKPIRNWFDSIEVTDRKSAHLICKLIPAQCPFEREIKMFGRTIVHIPPMCKLNPLYDQFVGLRFRALCYLVDECGEMVV, from the coding sequence ATGTCTGAGTCACAAATTACCTTTGATTTTCCACTTTCATCTGGTCAAACCCGCAACAAATTTGACCTACTAAAACCGATTCGCAACTGGTTTGATTCGATCGAAGTTACCGATCGTAAGTCCGCTCATCTCATCTGTAAACTGATCCCGGCACAATGTCCGTTCGAGCGCGAGATTAAAATGTTCGGACGCACGATCGTTCACATTCCCCCGATGTGCAAGCTGAATCCGCTGTACGACCAATTCGTCGGTCTACGGTTCCGCGCACTGTGCTATCTAGTCGATGAATGCGGCGAAATGGTAGTTTAA
- a CDS encoding protochlorophyllide reductase, translating into MTQDQKPTVVITGASSGVGLYAAKALSSRGWHVVMACRNLEKAEQAARSLSMSPDSYTVMHIDLGSLDSVRNFVTQFRESGKSLDALVCNAAVYLPLLKEPERSPEGYEISVATNHLGHFLLCNLMLEDLKHSAHAAPRLIILGTVTANSKELGGKIPIPAPADLGNLEGLEAGFKAPIAMIDGKPFKAGKAYKDSKLCNMITVRELHRRYHESTGIVFNSLYPGCVADTPLFRNSPPLFQKVFPWFQKNITGGYVSQELSGERVAQVVADPQFKQSGVHWSWGNRQKEGRESFVQELSEKGSDDAKGKRMWELSEKLVGLA; encoded by the coding sequence ATGACCCAAGATCAAAAACCTACCGTCGTGATTACGGGTGCGTCCTCTGGAGTCGGCTTGTACGCTGCGAAAGCGCTCTCTAGTCGAGGATGGCACGTGGTGATGGCTTGTCGGAATTTAGAAAAAGCAGAGCAAGCTGCTCGATCGCTTTCGATGTCACCGGACAGCTACACGGTGATGCACATCGATTTAGGTTCACTCGATAGCGTTCGCAACTTTGTGACCCAGTTTCGAGAAAGCGGAAAATCTCTCGATGCGTTGGTGTGTAATGCCGCTGTTTATTTGCCGCTCCTCAAAGAGCCAGAGCGCAGTCCAGAAGGGTATGAAATCAGTGTTGCTACGAATCACTTGGGACATTTTCTGCTGTGCAATCTGATGCTAGAAGACCTGAAACATTCCGCACACGCTGCTCCCCGCTTGATCATTCTTGGAACTGTAACGGCGAACTCGAAAGAATTAGGCGGTAAGATTCCGATTCCAGCTCCAGCGGATTTGGGTAACTTAGAAGGACTTGAGGCGGGATTTAAAGCGCCGATCGCGATGATCGATGGCAAACCCTTCAAAGCTGGAAAAGCCTACAAAGACAGCAAACTGTGCAACATGATCACGGTGCGAGAATTACATCGTCGCTACCACGAATCGACTGGAATTGTCTTTAACTCGCTGTATCCCGGTTGTGTTGCAGATACGCCTTTATTCCGCAACAGTCCACCTCTGTTTCAGAAAGTCTTTCCTTGGTTTCAGAAGAACATCACAGGGGGTTACGTCTCTCAAGAACTCTCAGGAGAGCGGGTTGCTCAAGTCGTGGCTGATCCGCAATTCAAACAATCCGGTGTGCATTGGAGCTGGGGAAACCGTCAGAAAGAAGGACGCGAATCTTTTGTGCAGGAGCTTTCAGAAAAGGGAAGCGATGATGCAAAAGGCAAACGGATGTGGGAATTGAGCGAAAAACTGGTCGGATTGGCTTAG
- a CDS encoding heme oxygenase (biliverdin-producing), with amino-acid sequence MSSNLATKLREGTKKAHTMAENTGFIACFLKGTVEKESYRKLVANFYFVYSAMEEEMRRHKDHPILSQVYFPELERKETLEQDLAYYFGKNWRDQVAPSSATQSYVARIHQIGNISPELLIAHSYTRYIGDLSGGQILKKIAQNGMNLTEGEGTSFYEFKHISDERAFKKEYRARLDALPLDDAATDRIVEEANDAFGMNMKMFKELEGNLIKAIGLALFNALTRKRGRGSTELATAE; translated from the coding sequence ATGAGCAGCAATTTAGCAACAAAACTTCGCGAAGGAACCAAAAAAGCTCACACGATGGCGGAGAACACAGGCTTCATCGCGTGTTTTCTAAAAGGAACGGTTGAGAAAGAATCGTACCGGAAGCTCGTTGCAAACTTTTACTTTGTCTATTCGGCAATGGAAGAGGAAATGCGCCGCCACAAAGATCATCCGATCTTGTCGCAGGTGTACTTCCCAGAACTCGAACGCAAGGAAACGCTAGAACAAGATCTAGCTTACTACTTTGGCAAAAACTGGCGGGATCAAGTCGCTCCTTCGTCTGCAACCCAGTCATACGTGGCGCGAATTCACCAAATCGGCAACATCAGCCCCGAATTGTTGATCGCTCACTCGTACACGCGCTACATCGGCGACTTGTCCGGCGGTCAAATCCTCAAAAAGATTGCTCAAAACGGCATGAACTTGACCGAGGGAGAAGGTACAAGCTTCTACGAGTTCAAGCATATTTCCGATGAGCGGGCATTTAAGAAAGAGTATCGCGCTCGCTTGGATGCGCTGCCTCTCGATGATGCCGCCACCGATCGCATTGTCGAAGAAGCGAACGATGCGTTTGGCATGAACATGAAAATGTTCAAGGAACTCGAAGGGAACTTGATTAAAGCGATCGGGCTTGCCTTGTTTAACGCACTGACCCGCAAACGCGGTCGGGGTAGCACCGAATTGGCAACGGCAGAATAG
- a CDS encoding methyltransferase domain-containing protein, whose translation MTSSLSDQIRNFYDASSGLWEQVWGEHMHHGYYGADGNIKKERRQAQIDLIEELLNWANITEAEQILDVGCGIGGSSLYLAEKFGATATGITLSPVQANRATERARSSNINARFQVADALNIPFPDNSFDFVWSLESGEHMPDKAKFLQECVRVLKPGGTFVMATWCHRSIDKVPLTVDDRKRLAEIYRVYYLPYVISLPEYEAIAQNLGLQEIRTADWSRAVAPFWDVVIDSAFTPSAIFGLLTSGWTTIQAALSLGTMQQGYKRGLIKFGLLCGKKA comes from the coding sequence ATGACTTCATCGCTATCGGATCAAATTCGCAACTTTTACGATGCGTCTTCTGGACTGTGGGAACAAGTCTGGGGCGAACACATGCACCACGGCTATTACGGTGCAGACGGCAACATTAAAAAGGAACGCAGACAGGCGCAGATCGATTTGATCGAAGAATTGCTCAACTGGGCGAACATCACAGAAGCCGAGCAAATTCTCGATGTCGGCTGTGGGATCGGTGGCAGTTCCCTTTATCTAGCCGAAAAATTCGGCGCGACTGCAACGGGGATCACGCTCAGTCCAGTGCAAGCAAATCGAGCGACAGAACGAGCGAGATCGAGCAACATTAACGCCCGATTTCAAGTTGCTGATGCCCTAAATATTCCTTTTCCCGACAATTCTTTTGATTTCGTTTGGTCGCTCGAAAGCGGTGAACACATGCCCGACAAGGCGAAATTCCTACAGGAATGTGTGCGCGTTCTCAAACCGGGTGGAACTTTCGTCATGGCAACTTGGTGTCATCGTTCGATCGATAAAGTGCCGTTGACGGTAGACGATCGCAAACGGCTTGCAGAAATTTATCGAGTCTACTATTTGCCCTATGTGATTTCGTTGCCGGAATATGAAGCGATCGCGCAAAATCTGGGACTGCAAGAGATCCGAACTGCGGATTGGTCGAGAGCCGTTGCACCATTTTGGGATGTTGTGATCGATTCTGCCTTTACACCGAGCGCAATTTTTGGTTTACTCACGTCGGGCTGGACAACGATCCAAGCGGCGCTATCTCTCGGCACAATGCAACAAGGCTACAAGCGCGGATTGATTAAATTTGGCTTACTCTGCGGTAAGAAAGCCTAG
- the cobW gene encoding cobalamin biosynthesis protein CobW: protein MAAKIPVTVITGFLGSGKTTLIRHLLQNSQGRRIAVLVNEFGELGIDGELLRSCQVCPEDETSNIVELTNGCLCCTVQEEFLPTMLELLKRRDSLDCILVETSGLALPKPLIKAFRWHEIRNAATVDGVITVVDCEAVSTGTLAADLQAVEAQRQADPNLDHETPLQELFEDQLACADLVILNKTDLVDLEAQEHVRSIVEQELPRSVKIVENGRNDREIDPNLLLGFNAAVEENLATRPSHHDTEEEHEHDDEIQSTHLILDKSFDPNQLRSRLEKLVQEQEIYRVKGFVAVPDKPMRLVVQGVGSRFEHFYDRPWRSDELRQTRLVFIGKDLDTARLAAQLA from the coding sequence ATGGCTGCAAAGATTCCGGTTACTGTCATTACTGGCTTTTTAGGAAGCGGAAAAACCACCCTCATTCGTCACCTGTTGCAGAATAGTCAGGGTCGGCGGATTGCGGTACTTGTTAACGAATTTGGGGAACTGGGGATCGATGGGGAATTACTTCGATCGTGCCAAGTCTGCCCCGAAGACGAAACCAGTAATATCGTTGAACTCACTAATGGTTGCCTCTGCTGCACCGTTCAGGAAGAATTTCTCCCCACGATGCTGGAACTGCTCAAGCGTCGAGATAGTTTGGATTGCATCTTGGTGGAAACATCTGGTCTAGCACTACCAAAACCTTTAATTAAAGCGTTCCGTTGGCATGAGATTAGAAATGCAGCCACCGTTGACGGTGTGATTACCGTGGTCGATTGCGAAGCGGTTTCGACTGGAACTTTAGCCGCAGATCTTCAAGCTGTTGAAGCTCAAAGACAGGCTGATCCCAATCTTGATCACGAAACTCCGTTACAGGAACTTTTTGAAGATCAGCTTGCTTGTGCGGATCTCGTGATTTTGAATAAGACAGATTTGGTTGATTTGGAAGCTCAAGAACACGTTCGATCGATAGTCGAACAAGAACTTCCCAGATCCGTGAAAATTGTTGAAAACGGGCGGAACGATCGAGAAATTGATCCCAATCTGTTACTTGGTTTTAATGCGGCAGTTGAAGAGAACTTAGCCACACGTCCAAGCCATCACGACACCGAAGAAGAGCACGAGCACGATGATGAAATTCAATCGACGCATTTGATCTTAGATAAATCGTTTGATCCGAATCAACTGCGATCGCGATTAGAAAAACTGGTGCAAGAGCAGGAAATCTACCGCGTGAAGGGATTTGTCGCGGTTCCTGATAAACCGATGCGGCTTGTCGTTCAAGGAGTCGGCTCACGGTTTGAGCATTTCTACGATCGACCTTGGCGATCCGATGAACTGCGGCAAACTCGATTGGTCTTTATCGGCAAAGATTTGGACACAGCCCGGTTAGCAGCACAACTCGCTTAA
- a CDS encoding homogentisate phytyltransferase produces MNRISSSNPIQRYLYAFWKFSRPHTIIGTSLSVLGLYLIVLGSDRQLALPPTALIAPWIACICGNIYIVGLNQLEDIAIDKINKPHLPLASGEFSIWQGRAIVFLSGMIAIAVAISQGVYLAGMVGLSLILGTLYSLPPVRLKRFPFWASFCIFTVRGAIVNLGLFLHFNQGFPIPANVWALTIFILVFTFAIAIFKDMPDTEGDRQYNIRTLTLKLGQRPVFNLARAVLTVCYLSIVAIAFFLPNVNAPFLILSHLMALSSMWLRSYKIDLQDKSEVTRFYQFIWKLFFLEYLIFPAACLLG; encoded by the coding sequence ATGAATCGAATTTCGTCCTCTAACCCTATTCAACGTTACCTCTATGCTTTCTGGAAATTCTCCCGTCCTCACACGATTATTGGCACATCGCTGAGTGTTTTAGGGTTGTATCTGATTGTGTTGGGGAGCGATCGACAACTCGCCCTGCCGCCAACCGCATTAATTGCGCCTTGGATCGCCTGCATTTGCGGCAATATTTACATCGTGGGTTTGAACCAGCTTGAAGATATTGCGATCGACAAAATCAATAAGCCGCATTTACCGCTTGCCTCTGGAGAATTTTCGATTTGGCAAGGTCGGGCGATCGTATTTCTGAGTGGAATGATCGCGATCGCGGTTGCCATTTCTCAAGGCGTTTATCTTGCTGGAATGGTGGGATTGAGTCTAATCCTTGGCACACTTTATTCCCTACCTCCCGTTCGATTGAAGCGATTTCCGTTTTGGGCATCGTTCTGTATCTTTACGGTCAGAGGCGCGATCGTGAATCTGGGATTGTTCCTGCACTTTAATCAGGGGTTCCCGATTCCCGCGAATGTGTGGGCGTTGACGATCTTTATTTTGGTGTTTACGTTTGCGATCGCGATCTTCAAAGATATGCCGGATACAGAAGGCGATCGACAATACAACATTCGGACATTGACGCTGAAATTAGGGCAACGTCCGGTATTCAATTTGGCGCGGGCGGTTTTGACGGTATGTTATTTGTCGATTGTTGCGATCGCGTTTTTTCTGCCGAACGTGAATGCGCCTTTTTTGATCCTGAGTCACTTAATGGCGCTCAGTTCGATGTGGCTTCGGAGCTACAAGATCGATTTACAAGACAAGTCAGAAGTGACACGCTTTTATCAGTTCATTTGGAAGCTGTTTTTCTTGGAATATCTTATTTTTCCGGCGGCGTGTTTACTGGGTTAG
- a CDS encoding type II toxin-antitoxin system RelE/ParE family toxin codes for MSRGISIRPAASNDIDQHVSYLAENDPSAAMRFFDAARQTFANLARTPGIGKIYRAGEDETQNIRRWAVKGFKSHLIFYRFDHEVVEIIRVLHGAQDIERILEDSD; via the coding sequence GTGAGTCGCGGGATTTCCATTCGTCCAGCCGCCAGCAACGATATTGATCAGCATGTTAGCTATCTGGCTGAGAATGATCCGTCAGCAGCGATGCGCTTCTTTGATGCAGCCCGTCAAACTTTTGCAAATCTTGCCCGTACGCCTGGAATCGGAAAGATTTATCGTGCTGGAGAAGACGAAACCCAAAATATCCGCAGATGGGCAGTCAAAGGTTTCAAAAGTCATCTCATCTTTTATCGATTCGATCATGAGGTGGTAGAAATCATTCGCGTTCTGCATGGAGCACAAGATATTGAGCGCATCCTGGAAGATTCCGACTAA
- a CDS encoding type II toxin-antitoxin system mRNA interferase toxin, RelE/StbE family: MQLVWSSGFSRELKRLLRQNPQMNSQIEQTLEQLALDPFDPSLKTHKLKGDLANCWSCSVNYSDRIVFQFVENSETVEEEILLLTVGSHDEVY, from the coding sequence ATGCAGCTTGTCTGGAGTAGCGGTTTCAGTCGAGAGTTAAAGCGATTACTGCGACAAAATCCACAAATGAACTCGCAAATCGAGCAGACCTTAGAGCAGCTTGCACTCGACCCATTTGATCCCAGTCTGAAAACTCATAAGTTGAAGGGAGATCTAGCAAATTGTTGGTCTTGCTCCGTCAACTACAGCGATCGCATTGTTTTTCAATTTGTTGAAAATTCCGAAACCGTAGAAGAGGAAATCTTGCTGTTAACGGTTGGTTCTCACGATGAGGTTTATTGA
- a CDS encoding CocE/NonD family hydrolase, protein MKVLPQQTVSMYTRDSSAAQSVRIRLDADVYYPDAAGSFPVLLMRQPYGRSIASTVVYAHPIWYAAQGYIVVIQDVRGRGTSEGEFKLFEHEIEDGFETVNWAANLPRSNGKVGMYGFSYQGMTQLYAAVKRPEPLKAICPAMLAPDLYQDWAYENGAFCLFANLGWAIQLAAETARLKGDETAFLELSRAAKNMPLSDRIPARPEIMQKYAHYDAYYQTWLDCSEDYWRKLFVDVSTIEIPMLYIGGWFDTYMRGTLRSYFSSKQAHLIVGVWAHLPWGRKVGAVDYGADAVSFCDRAQIRWFDHWLKDQPLSDAPVQLFEMGSNQWRSYAEFPKAEQSIFYLNSSGLASMDDREGQLNSELSEDAIDVIVHDPWRPVPALGGHVAYPCGSFDRSNIDARSDVLTYTTAPLEADLHLVGEMVAEIYASSDSPSFDLCALLSEVKPNGSVMNFTQGYLRSDRSELSAYQIPLQPVSICIPKGSAIRLSVSGACFPAYPVNAGTGEKPGAARAIDFQIITISVHSGESYPSKLLLNSM, encoded by the coding sequence ATGAAGGTTTTACCACAACAAACGGTTTCGATGTATACCCGCGATAGCTCCGCTGCACAAAGTGTTCGCATTCGCTTAGATGCGGATGTGTACTATCCCGATGCAGCGGGATCGTTTCCGGTGTTGTTGATGCGGCAGCCGTATGGACGCTCGATCGCATCAACTGTCGTCTACGCTCATCCCATCTGGTACGCGGCTCAAGGCTACATTGTCGTGATTCAGGATGTTCGAGGACGTGGCACTTCAGAAGGCGAATTTAAGCTATTTGAACACGAAATCGAAGATGGATTCGAGACGGTGAATTGGGCGGCGAATCTGCCTCGTAGTAATGGCAAGGTTGGGATGTATGGCTTTTCGTATCAGGGAATGACTCAACTGTATGCAGCAGTGAAGCGTCCGGAACCCTTAAAAGCAATTTGCCCCGCCATGTTAGCGCCTGATTTGTATCAAGATTGGGCTTATGAAAATGGTGCGTTTTGTTTGTTTGCGAATCTGGGATGGGCGATTCAACTTGCGGCAGAAACAGCGAGATTAAAGGGCGATGAGACTGCATTTTTGGAACTGTCCAGGGCGGCGAAGAATATGCCACTGAGCGATCGCATTCCCGCTCGTCCAGAGATCATGCAAAAGTATGCTCACTATGATGCGTACTATCAAACTTGGCTCGATTGCTCTGAGGATTACTGGCGGAAGCTTTTTGTTGATGTGAGTACGATCGAGATTCCTATGCTCTACATCGGGGGCTGGTTTGATACGTATATGCGGGGAACGTTGCGATCGTATTTCTCCTCAAAGCAAGCTCATTTGATTGTTGGCGTTTGGGCGCATTTACCTTGGGGTCGAAAAGTTGGAGCCGTGGATTATGGAGCCGATGCGGTGAGTTTTTGCGATCGCGCTCAAATTCGCTGGTTTGATCATTGGCTCAAAGATCAACCGCTCTCTGATGCGCCTGTGCAATTGTTTGAAATGGGAAGCAATCAATGGCGATCGTATGCTGAGTTTCCTAAAGCTGAACAATCAATCTTCTATCTGAATAGTTCTGGATTGGCATCAATGGACGATCGAGAAGGTCAGCTAAATTCTGAACTATCCGAAGACGCGATCGATGTGATTGTTCATGATCCTTGGCGACCTGTTCCCGCATTGGGTGGGCACGTTGCTTATCCTTGTGGATCATTCGATCGATCAAATATTGATGCTCGTAGTGATGTTTTGACCTACACGACTGCGCCTTTAGAAGCTGATTTACATTTAGTGGGTGAAATGGTTGCTGAGATTTATGCAAGTTCAGATTCACCCAGCTTTGATCTGTGTGCATTGCTATCTGAAGTAAAGCCGAATGGAAGTGTGATGAACTTTACGCAAGGCTATTTGAGGAGCGATCGTTCTGAACTTTCTGCTTATCAAATTCCACTACAACCTGTTTCGATTTGCATTCCAAAAGGCAGTGCGATTCGATTAAGTGTAAGTGGGGCTTGTTTTCCGGCTTATCCAGTAAATGCGGGAACTGGAGAAAAACCGGGAGCAGCAAGAGCGATCGACTTTCAAATCATTACGATTAGCGTTCACAGTGGAGAGAGCTATCCTTCTAAGCTGCTTCTTAACTCGATGTGA